One genomic region from Muriicola soli encodes:
- a CDS encoding Gfo/Idh/MocA family protein produces the protein MLKVGVLGAGHLGKIHLRLLNESSKYELVGFYDADSIHGKKVEKEFGYTYFDNINTLIEAVDVVDIVTPTLSHFDCAKKAMEKGRHVFLEKPITKTLEEAQSLIAMEKQYGVKGQVGHVERFNPAFTAVKDLIHNPMFIETHRLAEFNPRGTDVPVVLDLMIHDIDAILSVVPSEVKDIHASGVSVISNSPDIANARIQFENGCVANLTASRISLKNMRKSRFFQRDAYISVDFLEKKVEVVKMKDAPEKPGEFDMVLQNAEGMKKQIYFENPEIKSNNAILDELETFADAINQDTTPEVTLTDGTRALRVALQVIASFDL, from the coding sequence ATGCTGAAAGTTGGTGTTTTAGGTGCTGGGCATTTGGGGAAAATTCACCTGAGACTTTTAAATGAGTCGTCTAAGTACGAGTTGGTTGGATTCTACGATGCCGATTCTATTCACGGAAAAAAGGTGGAAAAAGAATTCGGATACACCTATTTTGACAATATAAATACCCTTATTGAAGCGGTCGATGTGGTTGATATAGTAACTCCTACCCTATCCCACTTCGATTGTGCTAAAAAAGCCATGGAAAAAGGGAGACACGTATTTCTGGAAAAACCTATCACCAAAACCCTTGAAGAAGCGCAAAGCCTGATCGCCATGGAAAAACAATACGGGGTGAAAGGTCAGGTAGGACACGTGGAGCGCTTTAATCCGGCTTTTACGGCCGTTAAAGATCTCATTCACAATCCGATGTTCATCGAAACGCACAGGCTCGCTGAATTCAATCCCAGAGGAACTGATGTACCTGTGGTCCTTGATTTAATGATCCATGATATCGATGCCATTCTGAGCGTGGTCCCTTCAGAAGTTAAGGACATACACGCCAGTGGGGTTTCTGTGATCAGTAACTCACCTGATATCGCCAATGCGCGAATCCAATTTGAAAACGGATGCGTTGCCAACCTTACAGCCAGCCGAATCTCGCTGAAAAACATGAGGAAATCCAGATTTTTTCAGCGTGATGCTTACATCTCAGTCGATTTCTTAGAGAAAAAGGTGGAAGTCGTTAAAATGAAAGATGCTCCTGAAAAGCCGGGCGAATTTGATATGGTCCTTCAAAATGCCGAAGGAATGAAAAAACAGATCTATTTTGAAAACCCTGAGATCAAAAGCAATAATGCGATCCTTGACGAATTGGAAACCTTTGCAGATGCCATCAATCAGGATACTACCCCCGAGGTGACCTTAACAGACGGAACCAGGGCCCTGAGGGTTGCACTGCAAGTGATCGCGTCATTTGACCTATAA
- a CDS encoding 3-hydroxyacyl-CoA dehydrogenase family protein produces the protein MKNITVIGAGTMGNGIAHVFAQHNFKVTLVDISEKALENGIKTIRRNLDRMVQKETLSEEQLKSTLDNLTTSTDLQNAAANADLVVEAASENLDIKLNIFKDLDNICPPDTILATNTSSISITQIGAVTQRPDKVIGMHFMNPVPIMKLVEIIRGYSTSDTTANTIMELSLNLGKTPTEVNDYPGFVSNRILMPMINEAIETLYNGVAGVEEIDTVMKLGMAHPMGPLQLADFIGLDVCLSILHVLYDGFKNPKYAPCPLLTNMVMAGKLGVKSGEGFYDYSESRKAEKVASQFKRA, from the coding sequence ATAAAGAATATTACTGTAATTGGTGCCGGGACTATGGGTAATGGAATTGCCCATGTGTTTGCACAGCATAATTTTAAGGTGACACTAGTGGATATTTCAGAGAAGGCACTGGAAAATGGTATAAAGACGATTCGCAGAAATCTGGATCGTATGGTTCAAAAAGAAACCCTCAGTGAAGAACAGCTTAAATCGACGCTCGATAATCTGACAACATCAACAGATCTTCAAAATGCCGCTGCCAATGCTGACCTGGTTGTTGAAGCCGCAAGTGAAAACCTGGATATTAAACTAAATATCTTTAAGGACCTGGACAATATTTGCCCTCCGGATACCATCCTGGCAACCAATACGTCATCAATCTCCATTACGCAGATAGGAGCTGTTACTCAAAGACCGGATAAGGTCATAGGGATGCATTTTATGAACCCCGTCCCTATAATGAAACTCGTTGAAATCATAAGAGGCTACTCCACTTCTGATACTACGGCAAATACCATCATGGAACTGTCGCTAAATTTAGGCAAGACACCAACCGAGGTCAATGACTACCCCGGGTTTGTCTCAAACCGTATTCTGATGCCCATGATCAACGAGGCCATAGAAACCTTGTATAACGGAGTGGCCGGTGTTGAAGAAATTGATACCGTGATGAAGTTGGGAATGGCACATCCCATGGGGCCTCTTCAATTGGCAGATTTTATCGGACTGGATGTTTGCCTCTCCATTCTGCACGTACTCTACGACGGCTTTAAAAATCCAAAATACGCTCCCTGCCCTCTTCTGACCAATATGGTGATGGCAGGTAAGCTAGGCGTTAAATCAGGAGAAGGTTTCTACGATTATTCCGAGTCTAGAAAAG